The following nucleotide sequence is from Flavimarina sp. Hel_I_48.
TGGGAAAACCGGTGAATAACGGCTCGATTATCATGGCGCTTAGACGTTATTATCCACAAAAGCGCATCAATGAAAAACAAGTGCGTGATCTGGGCGATATTGTGGTGCGTTCTGGAATTACAGATTTTACTTTTCTAAATAGCAGTACTATTTTAGAAAGCCAGGCAAAACTTCTGGACCAGGTAAAAGATATTCCCAAGGCTTATTTCACGTATTCGAGCACCTTTCACGAAAGCAATATTTTAGTTTCAAATGATCTTACTGAAGTTGTCAAAACCTGTTTTGACAAGGAAACCTGTGTTACCATAAAGTCAGACCTGTCCTCCATAAGCATTGAACTTCCGGTAGATAACTCAAAAACCGTGGGACTTTATTTCTATATCTTCAAACTTCTCGCGTATGAAGGCATCCCGATTTTTGAAGTACTTTCCACATCAAATTATTTTACGCTCTTTCTTGAAATGCAACATGTAAATCAGGCTTTTGCCCTAATTAATGAGATAAAAGGGGCATAAAACAGGGAAGTTTTAAGATAAATTCGGGCTTTTTCCGGAAAGATAAGCTTCATCAAATCTTTAGGGATTCCTATACTTTTAGCGTTTGCAAGCTCCATTTTATGTGGCTTAACCGCGGTAAGAGTTGGCTTCTTTGTACTTTTGAAAAAAGACATTCTTATTATGAAATACGATCTTATAGACAACCAATTATTCATCAAAAACCGTAAAAACTTTGCTAAAGCCATGCAGCCCAACAGCCTGGCCGTTTTTAACAGCAATGACGTTTATCCCATTGGGGCAGACAGTACGATGCCCTTTCAGCAAAACCGGGACATTTTTTACCTGAGCGGTGTAGATCAGGAAGAAAGTAGACTTATACTTTTTCCCGATGCCCCTAAAGAAAAGCACCGCGAGATCCTTTTTTTAACCGAAACCAATGAACATATCGCGGTCTGGGAAGGTGAAAAACTGACCAAGGAAAAAGCACTGGAAACCAGTGGGATCAAAACGGTATACTGGCTCAAAGATTTTAAAAAAGTCTTTGACGAGATCATGTCACAGGCAAGTACGGTTTATATAAATACCAATGAACATTACCGCGCCAATGTGGAAACCGAAACCCGCGAAGATCGTTTCAACACCTGGCTCAAGAAGGAATATCCCGCCCATAGCGTTGCAAAAAGCAACCCTATCTTACAGCGTCTGCGCTCGGTCAAAGACCAGATAGAACTTGATATTATGCAGCAAGCCTGTAAAATCACAGAAAAAGGTTTTAAGCGTGTGTTGCAGTTCACAAAACCTGGCGTATGGGAATATGAGATTGAAGCGGAATTTATGCACGAATTCCTGCGCAACCGCTCCCGTGGCTTTGCCTACACGCCCATCGTTGCTTCCGGGAATAATGCAAACGTGTTACATTATGTGGTCAACAATTCGCAATGTAAAGATGGCGAACTCATGCTGCTGGATGTAGGAGCAGAATACGGCAATTATAGTAGTGATATGACCCGTACAATACCTATTTCGGGGAGGTTTACCGAAAGACAAAAAGACGTATATAATGCCGTTTTACGAGTGAAAAAGGAAGCAACAAAAATGCTGGTCCCGGGAACGCTTTGGGAACCTTATCACGAAGAAGTGGGTAAATTGATGACTTCGGAATTGATAGGTCTTGGGTTACTCGATAAAGCCGATGTTCAAAATGAGGATAAAGATTCACCAGCATACAAGAAATACTTTATGCACGGCACGTCGCACCATATAGGCCTTGACACGCATGATTATGGTTTACTGCACGAACCTATGCAAGCCAATAATGTATTTACCGTAGAACCCGGAATTTACCTTCCCAAAGAAGGTTTTGGCATCCGGCTGGAAGATGATGTCGTGATTCAGGAAACGGGCGAACCCATAAATCTTATGGCAGATATCCCACTGGAAGTGGAAGAAATCGAAGAATGGATGAATAAATAAGATTCGGTTAGATTCTTAACAGAACAAAAAAGTCCCACAAATCAGTTGAATTTGTGGGACTTTCTTATTTAAATAATTAACTACGGAAGCAAAATCCAGCAATTTTTGTTCATTTAAGCTAT
It contains:
- a CDS encoding aminopeptidase P family protein, giving the protein MKYDLIDNQLFIKNRKNFAKAMQPNSLAVFNSNDVYPIGADSTMPFQQNRDIFYLSGVDQEESRLILFPDAPKEKHREILFLTETNEHIAVWEGEKLTKEKALETSGIKTVYWLKDFKKVFDEIMSQASTVYINTNEHYRANVETETREDRFNTWLKKEYPAHSVAKSNPILQRLRSVKDQIELDIMQQACKITEKGFKRVLQFTKPGVWEYEIEAEFMHEFLRNRSRGFAYTPIVASGNNANVLHYVVNNSQCKDGELMLLDVGAEYGNYSSDMTRTIPISGRFTERQKDVYNAVLRVKKEATKMLVPGTLWEPYHEEVGKLMTSELIGLGLLDKADVQNEDKDSPAYKKYFMHGTSHHIGLDTHDYGLLHEPMQANNVFTVEPGIYLPKEGFGIRLEDDVVIQETGEPINLMADIPLEVEEIEEWMNK